DNA from Balaenoptera acutorostrata chromosome 14, mBalAcu1.1, whole genome shotgun sequence:
GCTGTGCCTGGCAGTAATCTCCACTGCCCTTCAGAAACTCCATAAATGTGTGACCAAGAACACCACAGAACTGCTgtttaagagaaagagagagaaaaaaagttgttttcaaTTCAAAAGGAACATGTTATGCTTTGACGGTACTTAAGTGCACAACGATCTTTCCAAATCTGGGCCCAAGCCACCTTTTAAACTTTTACTTGAACCACAAAATACAAGGTGATTACAGATTAAATCAATAAGCGAGGATTACTTTAAGTAAACACCCCTCATATCATTGTTACAGTTGGTGAATATCCCTTACACACATTCTTCTAGTAATTATTCCTTTTAAAACCGGGCTACTTGCTTTAAATTCTTCTAAATTATTACGTACAACTTtctatattgatttttccaaCTACCAAAATATTTTTACGTACTACAAAAATTCAATAATTGGTCAATatattcttagaagaaaaaacgAAACTGGTTTTCAAAATGCTCCCATATATACTATTTCATTTGATCCTTAACAACCTATTAACTTATCATTCCCCTTTAACAGATATTTCTCATCTGAGTCTCTGGAAGTTAATCAACTTGAAATCAAGTTGTCAACTTATGTGAAACGTAAGtgcgcgcgcgtgcacacacacacacacacacacacacttacacatatacacacaactccCATTTATAACTATAAAAAAGACGTTCATAATTGTAATagtcttttgtattttaaaaccgAAATTTCAGTTATCCTGTCTTAAACTGAAATCTAattgaaagaaaaagcagag
Protein-coding regions in this window:
- the LOC130704758 gene encoding uncharacterized LOC128125822 homolog, whose translation is MIRPQSSMSRHIPQFCGVLGHTFMEFLKGSGDYCQAQHDLYADK